A stretch of Heptranchias perlo isolate sHepPer1 chromosome 1, sHepPer1.hap1, whole genome shotgun sequence DNA encodes these proteins:
- the spon2b gene encoding spondin-2b, producing MAMCKVWKVFGTLFVTVLGCVRCLPVDGEPLCTAGGSAKYSLIFTGKWSRSAFPKQYPLYRPPAQWSPLMAVTHSSDYHMWRVGEYASNGVREFAEKSEAWTLMREVEASGEKIQSVYGVFSAPAIPNGVEQTSTEFEVHARLSLLSFMVRIVPSPDWFVGGDSFDLCEGDHWKEQMSVDLYPYDAGTDSGFTFTSPNFATIPQETITEITSTSPNHPVNSFFYPRLTQLPPIARVTLTKVKDSQLIRISTAQSNLIPMGNEIDNSVSETPLDCEVSTWSSWGLCMGKCTDTGIKRRTRYIRLNPANSGNPCPELEEEEQCVLDNCV from the exons ATGGCGATGTGCAAAGTTTGGAAAGTTTTCGGGACGCTCTTTGTAACGGTGCTGGGCTGTGTGCGTTGCCTGCCGGTGGACGGGGAGCCTCTCTGCACGGCAGGGGGGAGCGCCAAGTATAGCCTGATCTTCACGGGCAAGTGGAGCCGCAGCGCCTTCCCCAAGCAGTACCCCCTCTATCGGCCCCCGGCGCAGTGGTCCCCGCTGATGG CGGTCACCCACAGCAGTGACTACCACATGTGGCGGGTGGGAGAATATGCCAGCAATGGAGTACGGGAATTTGCGGAGAAAAGTGAAGCGTGGACTTTGATGCGAGAGGTGGAAGCATCTGGAGAGAAAATCCAGAGTGTCTACGGAGTTTTCTCAGCACCTGCTATCCCCAATGGCGTAGAACAGACCTCAACTGAATTTGAGGTGCATGCCAGACTTTCGCTT TTGTCCTTCATGGTTCGTATTGTGCCAAGTCCAGACTGGTTCGTAGGTGGTGACAGTTTTGATCTGTGTGAAGGAGATCACTGGAAGGAGCAAATGTCTGTAGATCTGTATCCGTATGATGCTGGAACGGACAGCGGTTTCACCTTTACTTCTCCAAATTTTGCTACTATTCCCCAGGAGACTATCACTGAG ATAACTTCGACTTCACCAAACCACCCCGTAAACTCTTTCTTCTATCCCAGACTGACACAACTCCCTCCAATCGCCAGAGTGACACTGACTAAGGTGAAGGACAGCCAATTAATTAGGATTTCTACAGCTCAGTCCAACCTCATTCCTATGGGCAATGAGATAGATAACTCTGTGTCAG AGACCCCCCTGGACTGTGAGGTTTCCACATGGTCCTCCTGGGGCCTGTGCATGGGGAAATGCACGGATACGGGTATTAAGCGCCGCACTCGCTACATCAGACTGAATCCAGCCAACAGCGGTAATCCCTGCCCAGAgctagaggaggaggagcagtgtgTGCTGGACAACTGTGTCTAA